A window from Chaetodon trifascialis isolate fChaTrf1 chromosome 5, fChaTrf1.hap1, whole genome shotgun sequence encodes these proteins:
- the LOC139331062 gene encoding short coiled-coil protein B isoform X1, translating into MSSDDGDMENQAELEEKTRLINQVLELQHTLEDLSARVDAVKEENLKLKSENQVLGQYIENLMSASSVFQTTDTKSKRKVTKGARKDQ; encoded by the exons ATGAGCTCAGACgatg GTGACATGGAGAATCAGGCTGAGCTGGAAGAGAAGACGAGGCTCATCAACCAGGTGCTGGAGCTCCAACATACTTTAGAAG acCTGTCTGCCAGAGTGGATGCTGTCAAAGAGGAGAACCTGAAGCTGAAGTCGGAGAACCAAGTTTTGGGTCAGTACATAGAGAACCTCATGTCGGCCTCCAGTGTCTTCCAGACCACTGACACCAAGAGCAAACGAAA AGTCACTAAGGGTGCTCGCAAGGACCAGTGA
- the LOC139331062 gene encoding short coiled-coil protein B isoform X2, whose amino-acid sequence MSSDDGDMENQAELEEKTRLINQVLELQHTLEDLSARVDAVKEENLKLKSENQVLGQYIENLMSASSVFQTTDTKSKRK is encoded by the exons ATGAGCTCAGACgatg GTGACATGGAGAATCAGGCTGAGCTGGAAGAGAAGACGAGGCTCATCAACCAGGTGCTGGAGCTCCAACATACTTTAGAAG acCTGTCTGCCAGAGTGGATGCTGTCAAAGAGGAGAACCTGAAGCTGAAGTCGGAGAACCAAGTTTTGGGTCAGTACATAGAGAACCTCATGTCGGCCTCCAGTGTCTTCCAGACCACTGACACCAAGAGCAAACGAAAGTAA
- the mgst2 gene encoding microsomal glutathione S-transferase 2 — protein sequence METDAPILLAAVSFLSALQMARLARRVGLCRLAFNIKPPSVTGPPEFQRIFRAHQNCVECYPLFLVMIWTCGMFFNEMTAVVGGLVYMVARQIYFEGYIKSGEERLLGFYLTLGDFAIMSLLTVIGLLRGILLKYFQIQL from the exons ATGGAAACCGACGCCCCGATTTTGCTGGCTGCGGTGTCTTTTCTGTCTGCCCTGCAAATGG CCAGGTTAGCCCGGAGAGTTGGCTTGTGCAGGTTGGCCTTTAATATCAAGCCTCCGTCTGTCACCGGGCCCCCAGAGTTTCAGAGGATTTTCCGTGCACA tcaGAACTGTGTGGAGTGTTACCCTTTGTTCCTGGTGATGATATGGACCTGTGGGATGTTCTTCAATGAAATGACTGCAGTTGTAGGAGGACTTGTGTACATGGTTGCCCGACAGATCTATTTCGAAGGATATATCAAGTCTGGCGAGGAACG GTTACTTGGTTTTTACCTGACTTTGGGTGACTTTGCCATTATGTCTCTGCTGACTGTGATTGGACTACTGCGGGGAATCCTGCTCAAGTACTTTCAAATCCAGCTCTGA
- the setd7 gene encoding histone-lysine N-methyltransferase SETD7 yields MDSDEENMEEAVEGPLDDDGQPHGFCTITYSSSDRFEGHFTHGEKNGKGKFFFFDGSTLEGFYVDDALQGQGTYTYEDGGVLHGTYVDGELNGPAQEFDGEGCLVFKGQYKDNNRFGECWIYYPDGGCVFGEVNEDGEMTGDSVAYIYPDRQMALCGSFVDGELIEARLATVISNESGRPRFDIAPNSPVYSYDKSTSTCMATHTLLPDPYESQKVFVADSMIKGAGQGLFAKTDSETDTVMAFYNGVRITHSEVDSRDWALNGNTISLDEDTVIDVPQPFDEMERYCASLGHKANHSFTPNCKYDPFVHPRFGPIKCIRTLRPVQKDEELMVAYGYDHKGTGENGPEAPDWYKQELKEFQQRQAAPTGQ; encoded by the exons atggaCAGCGACGAGGAGAACATGGAGGAGGCCGTGGAAG gtccaTTGGATGACGATGGTCAGCCACATGGGTTCTGCACAATAACCTACTCATCCAGCGATCGTTTTGAAGGACACTTCACTCATGGAGAGAAGAACGGAAAGGGcaagttcttcttctttgatgGAAG CACCCTGGAAGGTTTCTATGTAGACGACGCTCTGCAGGGCCAGGGGACGTACACGTATGAAGATGGCGGTGTCCTCCATGGGACCTATGTAGATGGCGAACTCAATGGGCCTGCTCAGGAGTTCGATGGAGAGGGTTGCCTGGTGTTCAAGGGCCAGTACAAAGATAACAACCGCTTTGGGGAATGCTGGATCTACTACCCT GATGGaggctgtgtgtttggggagGTGAATGAGGACGGGGAGATGACCGGTGACTCTGTAGCGTACATCTatcctgacagacagatggctCTCTGCGGGAGCTTCGTGGACGGGGAGCTGATCGAGGCCCGCCTCGCTACCGTGATCTCCAACGAGAGTGGAAGACCTCGCTTTGACATTGCACCCAACA GTCCTGTGTACTCATACGACAAGTCCACGTCCACCTGTATGGCCACCCACACTCTGCTTCCTGACCCCTACGAGAGCCAAAA GGTGTTTGTGGCAGACTCTATGATCAAAGGAGCAGGACAGGGCCTGTTTGCAAAGACCGACTCTGAGACTGACACTGTGATGGCTTTTTACAATGGAGTACGCATCACGCACTCTGAG GTGGACAGCAGAGACTGGGCACTGAATGGCAACACAATCTCATTGGACGAGGATACTGTGATTGATGTCCCTCAGCCGTTTGACGAGATGGAGAGATACTGCGCGTCTCTGGGTCACAAGGCGAACCACTCCTTCACCCCCAACTGCAAATATGACCC GTTTGTCCACCCTCGTTTTGGGCCTATCAAGTGCATCCGAACCTTGAGGCCTGTGCAGAAAGATGAGGAGCTGATGGTTGCTTATGGCTACGATCACAAGGGAACGGGGGAAAATGGCCCTGAGGCCCCTGATTGGTACAAGCAGGAGCTAAAAGAGTTCCAGCAGAGACAAGCAGCTCCCACTGGCCAATAA
- the LOC139331561 gene encoding uncharacterized protein isoform X1, with amino-acid sequence MDRYRYFIFHRKSVLLFGLLQVACAGLCVVCGFMDAVFRKDTPLSITRTPVWGGLIMLSPGVMALFASQRKNPVLVSAMMVAAGLSCVAAVFIAGYSCLTLTYGEENEEVFHHHDSPQVTFVLHRMVKGANATILLTCTVSLVLSCLIAFVGCRSLPRCGCYDARTGLETLVPQYDPGDTEMVCTWQAGGDDSLFNSPARPTDQSTAEDEERPSKLPPYSRLT; translated from the exons ATGGACCGATACAGGTACTTCATTTTCCACCGGAAAAGCGTGCTCCTCTTCGGGCTCCTGCAGGTGGCTTGTGCGGGtctttgtgtggtgtgtgggtTCATGGACGCTGTTTTCCGCAAGGATACCCCGCTGAGTATCACCAGGACACCGGTGTGGGGAGGACTG ATCATGCTCTCTCCAGGTGTTATGGCGCTCTTTGCCTCTCAAAGGAAGAACCCAGTACTG GTGAGTGCGATGATGGTAGCAGCTGGACTCTcctgtgtggctgcagtgttCATAGCAGGGTACTCCTGTCTGACGCTCACCTACGGGGAGGAGAATGAAGAGGTCTTCCACCATCACGACAGTCCTCAAGTG aCGTTCGTGCTTCATCGGATGGTGAAGGGAGCCAATGCCACCATACTGCTGACCTGCACCGTCAGCCTGGTTCTATCCTGCCTCATCGCCTTCGTGGGCTGCCGTAGTCTTCCACGCTGTGGCTGCTATGATGCCAGAACTGGACTG GAAACGCTGGTGCCTCAGTATGACCCAGGAGACACTGAGATGGTTTGTACTTGGCAAG caggtggcgacGACAGTCTCTTCAACTCGCCTGCTCGGCCCACTGACCAGAGCACCGCTGAAGATGAGGAGCGTCCCTCCAAACTGCCCCCATACAGCAGACTGACCTGA
- the LOC139331561 gene encoding uncharacterized protein isoform X2, whose translation MDRYRYFIFHRKSVLLFGLLQVACAGLCVVCGFMDAVFRKDTPLSITRTPVWGGLIMLSPGVMALFASQRKNPVLVSAMMVAAGLSCVAAVFIAGYSCLTLTYGEENEEVFHHHDSPQVTFVLHRMVKGANATILLTCTVSLVLSCLIAFVGCRSLPRCGCYDARTGLETLVPQYDPGDTEMVCTWQGGDDSLFNSPARPTDQSTAEDEERPSKLPPYSRLT comes from the exons ATGGACCGATACAGGTACTTCATTTTCCACCGGAAAAGCGTGCTCCTCTTCGGGCTCCTGCAGGTGGCTTGTGCGGGtctttgtgtggtgtgtgggtTCATGGACGCTGTTTTCCGCAAGGATACCCCGCTGAGTATCACCAGGACACCGGTGTGGGGAGGACTG ATCATGCTCTCTCCAGGTGTTATGGCGCTCTTTGCCTCTCAAAGGAAGAACCCAGTACTG GTGAGTGCGATGATGGTAGCAGCTGGACTCTcctgtgtggctgcagtgttCATAGCAGGGTACTCCTGTCTGACGCTCACCTACGGGGAGGAGAATGAAGAGGTCTTCCACCATCACGACAGTCCTCAAGTG aCGTTCGTGCTTCATCGGATGGTGAAGGGAGCCAATGCCACCATACTGCTGACCTGCACCGTCAGCCTGGTTCTATCCTGCCTCATCGCCTTCGTGGGCTGCCGTAGTCTTCCACGCTGTGGCTGCTATGATGCCAGAACTGGACTG GAAACGCTGGTGCCTCAGTATGACCCAGGAGACACTGAGATGGTTTGTACTTGGCAAG gtggcgacGACAGTCTCTTCAACTCGCCTGCTCGGCCCACTGACCAGAGCACCGCTGAAGATGAGGAGCGTCCCTCCAAACTGCCCCCATACAGCAGACTGACCTGA
- the rab33ba gene encoding RAB33B, member RAS oncogene family a, protein MAESGSSVEFSGSLTSSTLPPPRTRIFKIIVIGDSGVGKTCLTYRFCAGKFPDKTEATIGVDFRERLVEIDGEKIKIQLWDTAGQERFRKSMVQHYYRNVHAVVFVYDVTNAASFRSLPAWIEECKQHALGTEVPRILVGNKCDLQDSIQVGTDVAQQFADAHSMPLFETSAKNPNSQGDGNYGRGNSDHVEAIFMTVAHKLKSQKPLILSQPPESSGGTITLGRGRDDGGDGVRSWGCSSC, encoded by the exons ATGGCGGAGAGCGGGTCGTCGGTTGAATTCTCCGGCTCTCTGACGAGCTCGACTCTTCCGCCGCCACGGACCCGTATTTTCAAAATCATCGTAATCGGGGACTCCGGTGTCGGGAAGACCTGCCTCACCTACCGCTTCTGTGCCGGGAAGTTCCCCGACAAGACCGAGGCCACGATCGGGGTGGACTTCAGGGAGAGGCTGGTCGAGATTGATGGCGAGAAAATCAAG ATCCAGCTGTGGGACACTGCAGGTCAGGAGCGCTTCAGGAAGTCCATGGTGCAGCACTATTACCGCAATGTGCACGCAGTTGTCTTCGTCTACGATGTTACCAACGCTGCCAGCTTCCGCAGCCTCCCAGCCTGGATTGAGGAGTGCAAGCAGCATGCACTGGGCACAGAGGTGCCCAGGATCCTGGTTGGAAACAAGTGCGACCTCCAAGACTCCATCCAAGTGGGCACAGACGTGGCGCAGCAGTTCGCAGACGCCCACTCCATGCCCCTGTTTGAGACCTCTGCAAAGAACCCCAACAGCCAGGGAGATGGAAACTATGGCAGAGGGAACAGTGACCACGTTGAGGCTATTTTTATGACGGTGGCCCACAAGCTGAAGTCTCAGAAGCCTCTGATATTGAGCCAGCCGCCCGAGAGTTCAGGGGGCACCATCACCCTGGGCAGGGGGAGGGATGACGGGGGCGACGGGGTCAGGAGCtggggctgcagcagctgctga